GAGAAGTTCGGCCAGCAGGCCGGGGAGTTCTGCCGGCTCGGGTACGGCGACCCGCTGTGCGTGAGCGCCGACCAGAAGCTCGGCAAGGACGACCTGTTCGAGGCCATCGTCGCGAAGCTGCCGCCGGACACGGGCGAAACCGCGCCCGCCGAGGCCGCGCTCATGATCGCCACCGTGGGCCGGCGCAACGCGGGCAAGAGCACGTTTATCAACAGCCTGGCCGGGGCCGAGCGGGTGATCGTGTCCGAGGTGCCCGGGACCACGCGCGACAGCGTGGACGTGCGCATCGAGCGCGACGGCAAGTCGTACATCGCCATCGACACGGCCGGCGTGCGAAAAACGGCCAAGATGGGCACGAACATCGAGTTCTACAGCACCCACCGCGCCCAGCGGTCGATCCGCCGGGCCGACGTCGTGCTGCACTTCTTTGACGCGCGGCACCGCGTCAGCCGCGTGGACAAGCAACTCGCCGAGTACATCGTCGAGGAGAACAAGCCCGCGATCTTCGTCGTCAACAAGTGGGATCTGGTCAAGGATTCCATGAGCACCGAGAAGATGGCCGAGTACGTCCGGGCGATGTTCCCGATGCTCGACCACGTCCCCATCGCGTTCATCACGGCGAAAGAGGGGAAGAACGTGCTCCGGCTGCTGCAACTCGCGGTGCAGTTGCACAAGCAGGCCGGGCTGCGGGTGAGCACCGGCGACCTGAACCGCACGATCCGCGCCGCGATCGAAGCGAACCACCCGCCGATGTCCGGCAGCAAGACGCCGAAGGTGTTCTACGCGACGCAGATCGGCGTCCACCCGCCGACCATCGTGCTGTTCACCAACGGCCCGGAACTGTTCGACCAGACCTACATCCGCTACCTGATGAAAGTGCTCCGCGACACGTTCCCGTTCTCGGAAGTGGCCATCAAGA
This region of Gemmata massiliana genomic DNA includes:
- the der gene encoding ribosome biogenesis GTPase Der — encoded protein: MSLPIVAIVGRPNVGKSSLFNWLAGRRISIVDPTAGVTRDRVSTVVEHGGRVWEIMDTGGIGIVDVDDLSADVERQIQLAIESAALVVFMVDVREGVVPLDEDVAARLRTINKPVILVANKADTEKFGQQAGEFCRLGYGDPLCVSADQKLGKDDLFEAIVAKLPPDTGETAPAEAALMIATVGRRNAGKSTFINSLAGAERVIVSEVPGTTRDSVDVRIERDGKSYIAIDTAGVRKTAKMGTNIEFYSTHRAQRSIRRADVVLHFFDARHRVSRVDKQLAEYIVEENKPAIFVVNKWDLVKDSMSTEKMAEYVRAMFPMLDHVPIAFITAKEGKNVLRLLQLAVQLHKQAGLRVSTGDLNRTIRAAIEANHPPMSGSKTPKVFYATQIGVHPPTIVLFTNGPELFDQTYIRYLMKVLRDTFPFSEVAIKIVLRAKGEGMRRGPEDELVEEIPDTEEETPIVRAPRYTPPPEPVEEESEPDQRPRKKPRGSETWDF